In Populus alba chromosome 1, ASM523922v2, whole genome shotgun sequence, a single window of DNA contains:
- the LOC118061281 gene encoding uncharacterized protein: MLTRNGRRATRSTKRKLRDNKLTRSIKRIRADMAEINEGQERIRDGQKEVREKFEEISKETAKLKEETNIISKQSAANQVRLDLMFQIIKARSENDARRDAVLTQILRELINGKAEPELKQAPRGEAITR; the protein is encoded by the exons ATGCTGACAAGGAATGGCCGCCGCGCAACTCGAAGCACG AAAAGAAAACTAAGGGACAACAAACTAACCAGGAGTATCAAGAGGATCAGAGCTGACATGGCGGAGATCAACGAGGGCCAGGAACGCATACGAGATGGACAAAAAGAAGTGAGGGagaaatttgaagaaataagCAAAGAGACTGCCAAACTGAAAGAGGAAACTAATATAATCTCCAAGCAGAGCGCTGCAAATCAAGTCAGGCTTGACCTCATGTTTCAAATTATCAAAGCAAGATCAGAGAATGATGCCCGGAGGGACGCCGTACTGACTCAAATCTTGCG ggAACTAATTAATGGCAAAGCAGAACCTGAGCTCAAGCAAGCTCCCCGAGGAGAGGCAATAACAAGATGA
- the LOC118061282 gene encoding uncharacterized protein has product MGSTKYHQKSFRTMHSHENPENSTRINRRINKLQAEMAEISKQHEEIKQGQKEMRERFEEIDSECEQLKKETEGVSHASDNVQLRLNIMLDILKARQEDGFAKVSDPTGSLRGSMK; this is encoded by the exons ATGGGATCAACCAAATATCACCAGAAGTCATTTAGAACGATGCATTCTCATGAAAATCCTGAG AATAGTACTAGAATCAACAGAAGAATAAACAAGCTGCAAGCGGAGATGGCAGAGATAAGCAAGCAACATGAAGAGATCAAACAAGGGCAAAAGGAAATGAGAGAAAGGTTTGAGGAGATAGATTCAGAATGTGAGCAACTCAAAAAAGAGACCGAAGGTGTATCTCACGCGAGCGACAACGTGCAACTTCGTCTCAATATCATGCTTGATATCTTGAAGGCACGACAAGAGGATGGCTTTGCGAAAGTTTCCGATCCGACAGGCTCTCTCCG TGGATCAATGAAATAG